Proteins from a genomic interval of Sphingopyxis sp. QXT-31:
- a CDS encoding nuclear transport factor 2 family protein, whose protein sequence is MQVIEAIAACDEALRTAMLAGDAEALEQLLADDMIFVDQQGVRRSRDDDIAAHRSGLLDLSSLDFRGDRLVRPYGDLASVVVTTDVAGSYGGTAFFGTFSYLRLWKQQGDRWQIILAQCTACPSSEL, encoded by the coding sequence ATGCAGGTGATCGAAGCGATAGCGGCATGCGACGAAGCGCTTCGTACGGCGATGCTGGCGGGCGATGCCGAAGCACTGGAGCAGCTGCTTGCGGATGATATGATCTTCGTCGACCAACAGGGTGTGAGGCGATCGCGTGACGACGATATCGCGGCGCATCGTTCGGGACTGCTCGACTTGAGTTCACTCGATTTTCGGGGCGACCGTCTCGTTCGGCCCTATGGTGACCTGGCGAGCGTCGTCGTGACGACCGATGTCGCCGGATCCTATGGCGGCACGGCCTTCTTCGGAACCTTCTCCTATCTTCGTCTCTGGAAGCAGCAGGGTGACCGCTGGCAGATCATTCTCGCTCAATGCACCGCTTGTCCGTCGTCAGAGCTGTGA
- a CDS encoding cation diffusion facilitator family transporter, producing the protein MDQSDTGKPRSRAHHIRANIVLYGALFANLGIAVAKFVAAAISGSSSMLSEGVHSLVDSGNQMLLLYGQAKAKRPPDNRHPFGYGRELYFWAFVVAILIFAVGAGISIYEGWVHYRDPEPLRDPTINYVVLAIAFLLEGASWTIAVREFNAGRRGLGWWTAVRRSKDPAGFIVLFEDSAALAGLAIAAGGIWLSHATGDPRIDGIASMAIGAILAAVAILLAREAKELLIGEAADPELIARIWTIVERRREITAVNHVRTIHTAPNSIFVAVSADFEDRLAMGEAETLIEAIEAELKAASSDISSIYIRPEKQSDALVQPRPSAAAEPARQPRGAN; encoded by the coding sequence ATAGACCAGTCTGATACGGGCAAGCCGCGCTCGAGGGCGCATCATATCAGGGCGAACATCGTGCTTTATGGTGCGCTCTTTGCCAATCTCGGCATCGCCGTCGCCAAATTTGTCGCCGCGGCGATCAGTGGTTCCTCGTCGATGCTATCGGAAGGGGTCCATTCGCTCGTCGACAGCGGCAATCAGATGCTGCTCCTCTACGGCCAGGCGAAGGCAAAGCGGCCGCCCGACAATCGTCATCCCTTCGGCTACGGCCGCGAACTTTATTTCTGGGCGTTCGTCGTCGCAATCCTCATCTTTGCCGTCGGAGCCGGCATTTCCATCTACGAAGGCTGGGTTCACTACCGGGATCCCGAGCCGCTTCGCGATCCGACGATCAACTATGTGGTGCTCGCCATCGCCTTCCTGCTCGAGGGTGCGTCGTGGACGATCGCGGTGCGCGAGTTTAACGCCGGGCGGCGCGGGCTCGGCTGGTGGACGGCGGTGCGGCGGTCGAAGGATCCCGCAGGTTTCATCGTTCTGTTCGAAGACAGCGCCGCGCTCGCCGGCCTCGCCATCGCCGCCGGCGGCATATGGCTGAGCCATGCGACAGGGGATCCGCGGATCGACGGCATCGCCTCGATGGCGATCGGCGCAATCCTGGCGGCGGTCGCGATCCTTCTAGCCCGCGAAGCGAAGGAGCTGTTGATCGGCGAGGCTGCGGACCCCGAACTGATCGCGCGTATCTGGACCATCGTCGAACGGCGCCGCGAAATTACAGCGGTCAATCATGTGCGCACGATCCACACCGCACCCAATTCGATCTTCGTCGCGGTAAGCGCCGACTTCGAGGATCGTCTCGCCATGGGCGAGGCCGAGACGCTGATCGAGGCGATCGAGGCCGAGCTCAAGGCCGCGTCGAGCGATATCAGCTCGATCTACATCCGCCCCGAAAAGCAGTCCGATGCGCTCGTCCAGCCTCGCCCGTCGGCGGCGGCCGAACCCGCGCGGCAGCCGCGCGGCGCAAACTAG
- a CDS encoding sensor histidine kinase: MRPALAHILYIDDDDGMRRLASRALGRKGYEVSLAASGGEGVDMAKVTAFDLVAVDHYMPGQDGLATLEALRALRDCPPVVYVTGSEESRIAVAALKSGADDYVVKSVGEDFFDLLASSFEQVLERAQLRRARAEVESELRATNARLEALLKEVNHRVANNLQMVMSFVALQSKTLADPAAREALQKTQQRIATVAQVNRRLYTTEDVEYVAMDDYLGGLAEDLSATWSTGVAARRVIADVEPMRVATDKAVALGMIANEWVSNACKYAYGDSRDGEIRISLRRADETLLELAVVDDGAGMPSDGTARGTGLGTRLIEALARTHKAAVSYSAVDASRDMPGTSALIRIQLRPGELKV, encoded by the coding sequence TTGAGACCCGCCCTGGCCCACATTCTCTATATCGATGACGACGACGGCATGCGGCGGCTTGCGTCGCGCGCGCTTGGCCGGAAAGGTTATGAAGTCAGCCTCGCGGCAAGCGGCGGCGAGGGCGTCGACATGGCGAAGGTCACTGCCTTCGATCTCGTTGCCGTCGATCACTATATGCCCGGGCAGGACGGGCTTGCCACGCTCGAGGCGCTTCGCGCCCTGCGCGACTGCCCGCCCGTCGTCTATGTGACGGGCTCCGAGGAGAGCCGCATCGCCGTGGCGGCGTTGAAGTCGGGTGCCGACGATTATGTGGTAAAGTCGGTCGGCGAGGATTTCTTCGATCTCTTGGCCTCGAGCTTCGAACAGGTGCTCGAGCGTGCCCAGCTTCGGCGCGCGCGCGCCGAGGTGGAGAGCGAGCTGCGCGCGACCAATGCGCGGCTGGAAGCGCTGCTCAAGGAAGTGAACCACCGCGTCGCGAACAATCTCCAGATGGTGATGTCTTTCGTCGCCCTCCAGTCGAAGACGCTCGCCGATCCCGCCGCCCGCGAGGCGCTGCAGAAGACGCAGCAACGGATCGCGACGGTCGCGCAAGTCAACCGGCGCCTCTACACCACCGAAGACGTCGAATATGTGGCGATGGACGACTATCTGGGCGGCCTTGCCGAGGATCTCTCGGCAACCTGGTCGACAGGGGTCGCCGCGCGGCGTGTCATCGCCGACGTCGAGCCCATGCGTGTGGCCACCGACAAGGCCGTGGCGCTCGGCATGATCGCCAACGAATGGGTGAGCAACGCGTGCAAATATGCCTATGGCGACAGCCGTGATGGCGAGATTCGGATATCGCTTCGCCGGGCCGACGAGACATTGCTCGAACTCGCGGTTGTCGACGACGGGGCAGGGATGCCGTCCGACGGAACGGCGCGCGGCACGGGTCTCGGAACGCGCCTCATCGAAGCGTTGGCGCGGACCCACAAGGCGGCTGTCTCTTACAGCGCGGTCGATGCATCGCGCGATATGCCGGGCACGAGCGCGCTCATCCGGATCCAGTTGCGACCGGGCGAGCTCAAAGTCTAG
- a CDS encoding cytochrome c oxidase assembly protein — protein MLRWNLDPWLLVALGAAALMAWRWKARGPFWAGFALIVLLFVSPLCALSSALFSVRVAHHIILTAVAAPLFALGLPRFRLRGGAPLWAAAHILAFWIWHAPAPYALALASDGAFWLMQLSLLATAFGFWASHRSSSPPLAIGLLLAMMVQMGLLGALITFAGTPLYAPHLATTMAWGMAPLEDQQLAGLIMWAPAAALYLGAALWTGWRLLGEPPAVAA, from the coding sequence ATGCTGCGCTGGAATCTCGATCCCTGGCTGCTCGTGGCGCTGGGCGCCGCGGCGCTGATGGCGTGGCGATGGAAAGCGCGCGGTCCCTTCTGGGCCGGGTTCGCCCTCATCGTCCTGCTGTTCGTGTCGCCTCTATGCGCCCTGTCGTCGGCGCTCTTCTCGGTGCGCGTCGCGCACCATATCATCCTGACCGCGGTTGCTGCTCCGCTGTTCGCGCTCGGCCTGCCGCGGTTTCGGCTGCGCGGCGGTGCGCCGCTATGGGCGGCCGCGCACATTCTCGCATTCTGGATCTGGCACGCGCCGGCGCCCTATGCTCTCGCGCTGGCGAGTGACGGCGCTTTCTGGTTGATGCAGCTTTCGTTGCTCGCGACCGCGTTCGGCTTCTGGGCTTCGCATCGCTCGTCGTCGCCGCCGCTCGCGATCGGCCTGCTGCTTGCCATGATGGTGCAGATGGGGCTGCTCGGGGCGCTCATCACCTTCGCGGGCACGCCCCTCTATGCGCCCCATCTCGCGACGACGATGGCCTGGGGGATGGCGCCGCTCGAAGATCAGCAACTGGCGGGGCTCATTATGTGGGCTCCTGCCGCGGCTCTTTATCTCGGCGCGGCGCTCTGGACCGGGTGGCGCCTCCTCGGCGAGCCGCCCGCGGTGGCAGCATGA
- a CDS encoding c-type cytochrome, translating to MKGGAAISVLMLLGACAPAPVETAPADPAAIARGRDAAARLGCGACHAMPGIAWPKGRAGPPLAGFGARPLIAGELPNRAPQLAAFVTDAPAMVPGTAMPAIPMKRAEADDIAAWLLSLDD from the coding sequence ATGAAAGGGGGCGCTGCGATTTCGGTCTTGATGCTGCTCGGCGCCTGCGCGCCCGCCCCGGTTGAAACGGCACCCGCAGACCCCGCCGCCATCGCGCGCGGGCGCGATGCGGCGGCGCGGCTTGGTTGCGGCGCCTGCCATGCCATGCCCGGGATCGCCTGGCCGAAAGGGCGCGCGGGACCGCCGCTCGCGGGCTTCGGCGCGCGCCCGCTGATCGCCGGCGAACTGCCCAATCGCGCGCCGCAACTTGCCGCCTTCGTCACCGACGCGCCGGCAATGGTGCCGGGGACCGCAATGCCGGCGATACCGATGAAAAGAGCCGAAGCCGACGACATCGCCGCCTGGCTGCTGAGCCTCGATGACTGA
- the coxB gene encoding cytochrome c oxidase subunit II produces MTDLALPSEGWPPAVLDPAGPYSEPVTLLAWVLLAGGTVILAIVLGALWIALRGSPRLKTRLGGEKAIWILGFAFPSVVLTGLLVWGLMLTSSLSAARVPEGAMRVKVIGEMWWWRVHYQDGQGRETLRDANELHIPIGQPVLLELEAADVIHSFWVPRLGGKMDMVPGRTNRLLIEADAPGIYKGQCAEYCGGPHALMGFVLVAHTPADFARWQASRLPSQGAGGEGLALFLSSGCAACHTIRGTPARGLAGPDLTHVGSRRTLGAGILPNNPGTMAGWVADSQEIKPANRMPAYHQFSGEELQALTAYLVSLK; encoded by the coding sequence ATGACTGACCTGGCGCTGCCTTCCGAAGGCTGGCCGCCCGCCGTGCTCGATCCTGCCGGCCCCTATTCGGAGCCCGTGACCCTGCTTGCCTGGGTGCTGCTTGCTGGCGGAACCGTGATATTGGCGATCGTGCTTGGCGCACTCTGGATCGCGCTGCGCGGATCGCCTCGGCTCAAGACCCGGCTCGGCGGCGAGAAGGCGATCTGGATTCTGGGATTTGCCTTTCCCTCGGTCGTGCTCACGGGTCTGCTCGTGTGGGGCCTGATGCTCACCAGTTCGCTTTCGGCGGCGCGCGTTCCCGAAGGCGCCATGCGCGTCAAGGTCATCGGCGAGATGTGGTGGTGGCGCGTCCATTATCAGGACGGACAAGGCCGCGAGACGCTGCGCGATGCGAACGAACTCCACATTCCGATAGGACAGCCCGTCCTGCTCGAACTCGAGGCGGCCGACGTCATCCATAGCTTTTGGGTGCCGCGGCTTGGCGGTAAGATGGACATGGTACCGGGGCGCACCAATCGCCTGCTGATCGAGGCCGATGCGCCGGGTATCTACAAGGGACAGTGCGCCGAATATTGCGGCGGCCCGCACGCGCTGATGGGGTTTGTGTTGGTGGCCCACACCCCGGCGGACTTTGCGCGATGGCAGGCTTCGCGGCTCCCGTCGCAAGGCGCCGGCGGCGAGGGGCTTGCACTTTTTCTCTCGAGCGGCTGCGCCGCCTGTCACACGATCCGCGGCACGCCGGCGCGTGGACTGGCCGGCCCCGATCTGACGCATGTCGGTTCGCGCAGGACGCTGGGCGCGGGCATATTGCCCAATAATCCGGGGACGATGGCGGGCTGGGTCGCCGACAGCCAGGAGATCAAGCCCGCGAACCGTATGCCCGCCTATCATCAGTTCAGCGGCGAGGAACTGCAGGCGCTCACCGCCTATCTGGTCTCGCTCAAATGA
- a CDS encoding cbb3-type cytochrome c oxidase subunit I translates to MRSETGFDPALYERFPTRDERPKEEEEDLRRIWCKPKGWEYLFAVNNNYIGIYYLGTAFLFFLMAGVLALLMRAQLAAPMLEILPQGTYNQVFTMHGTVMMFLFAVPAVEAAGVLLLPQMLAARDLPFPRLSAYAFWAYAVGGLCFFASIFVGLAPDGGWFMYPPLTSKAYSPGINTDFWLLGIGFIEISAIAGAIEIIVGVLRTRAPGIRLDRMPIFAWAMLVFAVMIVIAFPSIILGTLLLEIERAFGWPFFDATRGGDPLLWQHLFWFFGHPEVYIIFLPAAGMMSMIVATVAGERLVGYRLIVLAMIATGFISFGVWAHHMFTTGMPPMTTGFFSAASMAVSVPAGIQVFSWIATLAIGKPKFNAPGLFVMGSIVIFVTGGLTGVMVAMVPFDWQAHDSYFIVAHLHYVLIGGMVFPLFAAFYYWIPMVSKRALSERLAKWVFGLMFTGMNVAFLPMHLAGLQGMPRRVYTYLPGQGLELPNLISTVGAFMLGLGVLLFLVDLARNFRLAPGEGNAGNVYGGGTLEWLPSELYSTRSIPVVTSREPLWDDPALADEVEKGHYFLPRSATGRRETIVTSPLLAEPQYLQIMPGPSPSPFAAAIFTAGFFLALTVQAYMFAWVSGVLAVISVLRWLWETDRPIEIEGVDIGADICVPTYVTGPSSHGWWAMIILLVVMGMIFLMALFSLAFLSSNQPGFWRAPPPLGEAISMLMLYAAAIGFALAARSVLRRSPFWSVMALLFSAAASSAALGLDYASWSGSGLDPTASGQGAVAYALLALQACAAAIAMLMALYCAARAVRGLVAQPRNNSIDLTMLFLVYTAAQGATGTLVSRLVGVGG, encoded by the coding sequence ATGAGATCGGAAACGGGGTTCGATCCCGCGCTTTATGAGCGTTTCCCGACCCGGGACGAGCGGCCGAAAGAAGAGGAGGAGGACCTCCGCCGCATCTGGTGCAAGCCCAAGGGCTGGGAATATCTGTTCGCGGTCAACAATAATTATATCGGCATCTATTATCTCGGAACCGCTTTTCTCTTTTTCCTGATGGCGGGGGTGCTCGCGCTGCTCATGCGTGCGCAACTCGCGGCGCCGATGCTCGAGATCCTGCCGCAGGGCACCTATAATCAGGTCTTCACCATGCACGGCACGGTGATGATGTTCCTCTTCGCGGTGCCCGCGGTCGAGGCGGCAGGCGTGCTCCTCCTCCCGCAGATGCTCGCGGCGCGCGATCTGCCGTTCCCGCGGCTGTCCGCCTATGCCTTCTGGGCCTATGCCGTCGGCGGACTTTGTTTTTTCGCTTCGATCTTCGTCGGGCTTGCGCCCGACGGCGGCTGGTTCATGTATCCGCCGCTGACGTCCAAGGCCTATTCGCCGGGAATCAACACCGACTTCTGGCTGCTCGGCATCGGCTTCATCGAGATCAGCGCGATCGCGGGGGCGATCGAGATCATCGTCGGCGTGCTGCGGACGCGCGCGCCGGGCATACGCCTCGACAGGATGCCGATCTTCGCCTGGGCGATGCTCGTCTTCGCGGTGATGATCGTGATCGCCTTTCCGAGCATCATTCTCGGCACCTTGCTGCTCGAGATCGAGCGCGCGTTCGGCTGGCCCTTCTTCGACGCGACGCGCGGCGGAGACCCCTTGCTCTGGCAGCATCTCTTCTGGTTCTTCGGCCACCCCGAAGTCTATATCATCTTCCTGCCCGCCGCCGGGATGATGAGCATGATCGTCGCGACCGTCGCGGGCGAGAGGCTCGTTGGCTACCGGCTCATCGTCCTTGCGATGATCGCGACGGGTTTCATCAGTTTCGGCGTGTGGGCGCATCATATGTTCACCACCGGCATGCCGCCGATGACGACGGGCTTCTTCTCGGCCGCCTCGATGGCGGTCAGCGTGCCGGCGGGCATTCAGGTCTTCTCGTGGATCGCGACGCTCGCGATCGGCAAGCCGAAGTTCAATGCGCCCGGCCTCTTCGTGATGGGCAGCATCGTCATTTTCGTGACGGGGGGTCTGACGGGTGTGATGGTAGCGATGGTGCCCTTCGACTGGCAGGCGCACGATAGCTATTTCATCGTCGCGCACCTTCATTACGTCCTAATCGGCGGTATGGTCTTTCCGCTGTTCGCGGCCTTCTATTACTGGATCCCGATGGTGAGCAAGCGCGCGCTGTCGGAGCGGCTCGCCAAATGGGTGTTCGGCCTCATGTTCACCGGCATGAATGTCGCTTTCCTGCCGATGCATCTGGCAGGGCTGCAGGGCATGCCGCGGCGCGTCTACACCTATCTGCCGGGGCAAGGGCTCGAACTTCCCAACCTCATATCGACGGTCGGCGCTTTCATGCTCGGGCTCGGTGTGCTCCTCTTCCTTGTCGATCTGGCGCGCAATTTCCGGCTCGCGCCGGGCGAAGGCAATGCCGGAAATGTCTATGGCGGCGGCACGCTCGAATGGTTGCCGAGCGAGCTCTATTCGACGCGCTCGATCCCGGTCGTGACGAGCCGCGAGCCCTTGTGGGACGATCCTGCGCTCGCCGATGAGGTCGAGAAGGGGCATTATTTCCTCCCGCGCTCGGCGACAGGCCGTCGCGAGACGATCGTCACCAGCCCGCTGCTCGCCGAGCCCCAATATCTGCAGATCATGCCGGGGCCGTCGCCATCGCCCTTCGCCGCCGCGATCTTTACTGCGGGCTTCTTCCTCGCGCTGACGGTGCAGGCCTATATGTTCGCATGGGTGAGCGGCGTCCTCGCGGTGATCTCGGTCCTGCGATGGCTTTGGGAAACCGACCGGCCAATCGAAATCGAGGGCGTCGACATTGGCGCCGACATTTGCGTCCCGACCTATGTGACCGGGCCCTCGAGCCATGGCTGGTGGGCCATGATCATCCTGCTGGTCGTGATGGGCATGATCTTTCTTATGGCGCTGTTCAGCCTTGCCTTCCTGTCCTCGAACCAGCCTGGTTTCTGGCGGGCGCCGCCGCCCCTTGGCGAGGCGATATCGATGCTCATGCTCTACGCTGCAGCGATCGGGTTCGCGCTCGCAGCGCGCTCGGTCCTTCGACGCTCGCCATTCTGGTCGGTGATGGCGCTTCTGTTCTCCGCGGCGGCATCAAGTGCGGCGCTCGGTCTGGATTACGCAAGCTGGTCGGGCAGCGGGCTCGATCCGACCGCGAGCGGGCAGGGGGCCGTCGCCTACGCGCTGCTGGCTCTCCAGGCCTGTGCGGCGGCGATCGCAATGCTGATGGCGCTCTACTGCGCCGCGCGCGCTGTACGGGGGCTTGTCGCGCAGCCGAGAAACAACAGCATCGACCTCACGATGCTCTTTCTCGTCTACACCGCGGCCCAAGGGGCGACGGGCACCCTCGTTTCGCGACTGGTCGGCGTTGGCGGATGA
- a CDS encoding DUF2231 domain-containing protein, with product MEINMATAPSPRTDPPYRRRAPHPLHAILLAFPVALFSSALLSDITYLNSAEMQWSNFSAWLITGGLILGAPVLLWSAIAFIRGRKQLKRGPAIAYFLLILVMWIAGLVNAFKHSQDAWSSVGTTGVTLSALSTLAAIAAAWLLHAAKEPRA from the coding sequence ATGGAGATCAATATGGCAACGGCCCCATCGCCTCGCACCGACCCGCCCTATCGCCGACGCGCGCCCCATCCGCTGCACGCCATTCTCCTCGCCTTTCCGGTCGCCCTGTTCAGCAGCGCGCTCCTTTCCGACATCACCTATCTCAACAGCGCCGAGATGCAGTGGAGCAATTTCTCGGCCTGGTTGATCACGGGCGGGCTGATACTCGGGGCTCCGGTGCTCCTGTGGTCCGCCATAGCATTTATCCGAGGCCGAAAGCAGCTAAAGCGCGGGCCTGCCATCGCCTATTTTCTGCTGATCCTCGTTATGTGGATCGCGGGCCTCGTGAACGCCTTCAAGCATAGCCAGGATGCCTGGAGTTCGGTCGGCACGACCGGCGTGACCCTCTCGGCCCTATCCACACTTGCAGCGATTGCCGCCGCCTGGCTTCTCCACGCAGCGAAGGAGCCCCGCGCATGA
- a CDS encoding PQQ-dependent sugar dehydrogenase, translating to MNRQTSFGLVAAAALAAALAGCGKGDEKLDQTGASPSLPKIDETLVPPMKIAKPAGWNGELPTVPAGFTIVPVATDLKIPRQILVLPNGDILVAEGSGGHAPKLRPKDVIAGYIKSLGKSSVKGGDRITLLRDANGDGKPELRTSFIEDLDAPYGLALVGDDLYVANQGALLRFTYTPGATRIAGKGEEVTKLPAAINHHWTKSLAASADGSKLYVGIGSNSNIGERGMSIEEDRAVIWEVDAATGASRIFVSGIRNPTALAFEPSTNILWAVVNERDELGAELVPDYLTSVREGAFYGWPYSYWGRHPDPRVHPQKPELVRTAVTPDYALGSHVAPLGLSFATEGGLPGYETGAFVGEHGSWNRQTLAGYKVSFIPFANGRPAGKPKDFVTGFIKDGKARGRPVGVTWDPARGALWIADDLSNTVWRVTGPRALAMGSPVAAAASKR from the coding sequence ATGAACCGCCAGACCTCCTTCGGCCTCGTCGCTGCGGCGGCGCTAGCGGCCGCGCTCGCCGGCTGCGGCAAAGGCGATGAAAAGCTCGACCAGACGGGTGCCAGCCCGAGCCTGCCGAAGATCGACGAGACGCTCGTCCCACCGATGAAGATCGCCAAGCCTGCAGGCTGGAACGGCGAGCTTCCGACCGTTCCCGCCGGTTTCACGATCGTGCCGGTCGCGACGGACCTCAAGATTCCGCGACAGATCCTCGTGCTCCCAAATGGCGATATCCTCGTCGCCGAAGGGTCCGGCGGCCATGCGCCGAAGCTCCGCCCTAAGGATGTGATCGCGGGCTATATCAAGAGCCTTGGAAAATCCTCGGTGAAGGGCGGCGACCGCATCACCTTGCTGCGCGACGCGAATGGCGACGGCAAACCCGAACTTCGTACCAGCTTCATCGAGGATCTCGACGCGCCCTATGGTCTCGCGCTCGTCGGCGACGACCTTTATGTCGCCAATCAGGGTGCGCTGCTGCGCTTCACCTACACGCCTGGCGCGACGCGCATCGCGGGCAAGGGCGAGGAAGTGACCAAGCTCCCGGCAGCGATCAATCATCACTGGACGAAATCGCTCGCCGCGAGCGCGGACGGGTCGAAGCTTTATGTCGGCATCGGCTCGAACAGCAATATCGGCGAGCGGGGAATGAGCATCGAGGAGGATCGCGCCGTCATTTGGGAGGTCGATGCCGCCACCGGCGCGAGCCGCATCTTCGTCTCGGGCATCCGCAACCCGACCGCCCTCGCCTTCGAGCCATCGACGAACATCCTCTGGGCGGTGGTGAACGAACGCGACGAGCTTGGCGCCGAGCTCGTACCCGATTATCTGACCTCGGTGCGCGAGGGCGCTTTCTACGGCTGGCCCTACAGCTATTGGGGACGCCATCCCGACCCGCGCGTTCATCCACAAAAGCCCGAGCTCGTCAGGACCGCAGTCACTCCCGATTATGCGCTCGGTTCGCACGTCGCGCCGCTCGGGCTGAGCTTTGCGACCGAAGGCGGGCTGCCGGGCTATGAGACGGGCGCCTTCGTTGGAGAGCATGGCAGCTGGAACCGCCAGACTCTCGCCGGCTACAAGGTCAGCTTCATCCCCTTCGCCAACGGACGTCCTGCCGGCAAGCCGAAGGATTTCGTGACCGGCTTCATCAAGGACGGCAAAGCGCGCGGTCGCCCGGTCGGCGTCACCTGGGACCCGGCGCGCGGCGCGCTCTGGATCGCCGACGATCTCTCTAACACGGTGTGGCGCGTCACCGGACCCCGTGCGCTCGCGATGGGATCACCGGTCGCTGCTGCAGCCAGCAAAAGATAA
- a CDS encoding response regulator gives MPDQLPVNIVMIEDDEGHARLIEKNIRRAGISNKIHHFLDGTSALEFLYDAAEGPVRNGPALVLLDLNLPDMSGTDILARLKADSSPLRRTPVVVLTTTDDKIEIQRCYDLGCNVYITKPVNYENFADAIRQLGLFLSVIQVPDPDPA, from the coding sequence ATGCCTGACCAACTGCCCGTAAACATCGTGATGATCGAGGACGACGAGGGGCATGCGCGCCTTATCGAGAAGAACATCCGGCGCGCCGGCATTTCCAACAAGATCCATCATTTTCTCGACGGCACCTCGGCTCTCGAGTTCCTGTACGATGCGGCGGAGGGCCCGGTGCGCAACGGGCCGGCGCTCGTGCTGCTCGACCTCAATCTGCCCGACATGAGCGGGACCGACATTCTCGCCAGGCTGAAGGCCGACAGCAGTCCGCTGCGCCGCACGCCCGTCGTCGTGCTCACGACCACCGACGACAAGATCGAGATCCAGCGCTGCTACGACCTCGGCTGCAACGTCTATATCACCAAGCCGGTGAACTATGAGAATTTCGCCGACGCCATTCGCCAGCTCGGTCTCTTCCTGTCGGTGATCCAGGTCCCCGATCCCGACCCGGCTTGA
- a CDS encoding cytochrome b — protein sequence MIEAIQAWAARYAADRRYSPVGQLFHWTMAALILFQLGWGWRMSRIDAGGDKLEAFRVHAELGLLMLVLAALRAIWRMIVPGPINDADRLGWQTAAAYVTHILFYVCFFGLPLSGWAMWSVVGGEPLEVAGLLPWPHMPFDSLEKGIQWWILDWAEGIHALLIILLVAMIPLHVGAALKHHFWDRHDVLRGMLPELPEDGAERTPHDGTPPQARRPRAGG from the coding sequence ATGATCGAGGCGATCCAGGCGTGGGCGGCGCGTTATGCCGCCGACCGCCGCTACTCGCCCGTCGGGCAGCTATTCCACTGGACGATGGCTGCGCTCATCCTCTTCCAGCTCGGCTGGGGCTGGCGAATGAGCCGCATCGATGCGGGCGGCGACAAGTTGGAGGCGTTTCGAGTTCATGCCGAACTCGGCCTGCTGATGCTCGTGCTTGCTGCGCTGCGCGCGATCTGGCGGATGATCGTGCCGGGTCCCATCAACGATGCCGACCGGCTGGGCTGGCAGACGGCCGCAGCCTATGTGACGCACATACTCTTTTACGTCTGCTTTTTCGGTCTGCCGCTCTCGGGCTGGGCGATGTGGTCGGTGGTCGGCGGCGAGCCGCTCGAAGTGGCGGGGCTCCTTCCCTGGCCGCACATGCCCTTCGACAGTCTGGAAAAAGGCATTCAGTGGTGGATTCTCGACTGGGCGGAGGGAATCCATGCGCTCCTGATCATTCTCCTCGTCGCGATGATCCCGCTGCACGTGGGCGCGGCTCTGAAACATCATTTCTGGGATCGGCACGACGTGCTGCGGGGGATGTTGCCCGAGCTTCCGGAGGATGGGGCGGAAAGGACGCCGCATGACGGGACACCGCCGCAAGCTCGGCGTCCGAGAGCAGGCGGCTGA